In Liquorilactobacillus nagelii DSM 13675, the following proteins share a genomic window:
- a CDS encoding type II toxin-antitoxin system Phd/YefM family antitoxin, translated as MTLALTQSDFRANLKKYLDQVNDEDETVYIARSNNRAVAIVSQEKMDWLERALKAKEGSLEYAIARDQLIKRHVLPDDEIVESNDDYWGKFKA; from the coding sequence ATGACATTGGCACTAACACAAAGCGATTTCCGCGCTAATCTAAAAAAATATTTGGACCAAGTTAATGACGAAGACGAAACCGTTTATATTGCACGTTCAAATAATCGAGCAGTGGCCATCGTTTCGCAAGAAAAAATGGACTGGCTAGAAAGAGCATTAAAAGCGAAAGAAGGCTCATTAGAATATGCAATTGCGCGTGATCAATTAATTAAACGACATGTTTTGCCTGATGATGAAATTGTAGAATCAAATGATGATTATTGGGGTAAGTTTAAAGCATGA
- a CDS encoding type II toxin-antitoxin system PemK/MazF family toxin — translation MVSQGDIFYVNFNLSRGHKQMNRRPAIALSNDLVCQTSNMTIVAPISSTERNFPLYHQLTSSQTVYGKVLLDQTIALDLRARHVIDEAIVDHVSREELEEIISLYKLLFSIDDE, via the coding sequence ATGGTAAGCCAAGGTGATATATTTTATGTTAACTTTAATCTGAGTCGTGGTCATAAACAGATGAATAGGCGGCCGGCAATTGCTCTAAGCAATGATCTAGTCTGTCAGACAAGTAACATGACGATTGTGGCGCCGATTAGTAGTACCGAGCGTAATTTTCCGCTATATCATCAACTAACTAGTAGTCAAACAGTCTATGGAAAAGTATTATTAGATCAAACAATAGCCTTAGATTTGCGGGCAAGACATGTCATTGACGAAGCTATTGTTGATCATGTATCGCGTGAAGAATTAGAAGAAATAATCTCATTGTACAAATTATTGTTCAGTATTGATGATGAATAA
- a CDS encoding putative holin-like toxin has product MLLFTMFILALLTYIDKRKK; this is encoded by the coding sequence ATGTTGCTGTTTACAATGTTTATTTTAGCGTTGCTAACCTACATCGACAAAAGGAAAAAATAA
- the treR gene encoding trehalose operon repressor — protein sequence MENSKQEIITRDIALKIKHKVYSPGEYLPSENQLSELYGAARNTVRKALEDLMDLGLIQKIKGKGSLVLDIQRYSFPVSGITSFKELNQALGMNAETKVLRLEELDKLPANLSIEAVPAKKVFYLERLRLIDGEPAVLDRDYLLNPTVKSLPLAAAKNSIYAYLEDELGIKISYATKEITVRKVDDYIAQALHLDHDKRAVLVFSKTYLEDTSLFQITASYHNPDEFSFNDFARRRKI from the coding sequence ATGGAAAATAGCAAACAAGAGATCATCACTCGTGATATCGCACTCAAGATTAAGCATAAAGTATATAGTCCAGGGGAATATCTACCTAGTGAAAATCAACTTTCAGAATTATATGGTGCTGCTCGAAATACTGTCCGCAAAGCCCTAGAGGATCTGATGGATCTCGGTTTAATTCAAAAAATTAAAGGCAAAGGATCACTTGTTTTGGATATCCAAAGATATTCCTTTCCTGTTTCTGGCATTACTAGTTTCAAAGAACTTAACCAAGCCTTGGGAATGAATGCTGAAACCAAAGTTTTACGTCTAGAAGAATTAGATAAATTGCCTGCTAATCTTTCTATCGAAGCAGTTCCTGCAAAAAAAGTTTTCTATTTAGAAAGATTACGTTTAATTGATGGTGAGCCTGCTGTTTTAGACCGAGACTATCTCCTAAATCCAACGGTAAAATCATTACCACTAGCTGCTGCTAAAAATTCGATTTATGCTTATCTAGAAGATGAGTTAGGAATAAAGATCTCCTATGCTACTAAAGAAATAACCGTTCGCAAGGTCGATGATTATATTGCACAAGCTTTGCACCTTGACCATGACAAACGAGCTGTTTTGGTTTTTAGCAAAACATATTTAGAAGATACCTCCCTTTTTCAAATTACCGCTTCATACCATAATCCTGACGAGTTTAGTTTTAACGACTTTGCTCGTCGACGTAAAATATAG
- a CDS encoding ABC transporter ATP-binding protein has protein sequence MENVIQIKNLYKKIKKKVILQNINLTINKNKIYGFSGPNGSGKTMTFKVILGFVRPTSGKIVVNNEEIRKDTLFAQDVGFSITEYGPLIHKTAQENLELLALLGKHNSEKIPQLLSYVGLKPDDKRKVKEFSLGMKQRLSIAMALIGDADILIFDEPTNALDEEGQQFLLSMLKDQKKLGKTILISSHDKNFLTEIADKIFVYSDGSIIREEEISEK, from the coding sequence ATGGAAAATGTTATTCAAATAAAAAACCTCTATAAAAAAATCAAAAAGAAAGTAATTTTACAAAACATTAATTTAACTATTAATAAAAATAAAATTTACGGATTTAGTGGGCCAAATGGTTCTGGTAAAACCATGACTTTTAAAGTGATTTTAGGCTTTGTTCGCCCTACCAGTGGGAAAATAGTTGTAAATAATGAAGAAATTAGGAAAGACACTCTATTCGCACAAGATGTCGGATTTTCAATTACTGAGTACGGACCATTAATTCATAAAACAGCCCAAGAAAATCTTGAACTTTTAGCACTTTTAGGAAAGCATAACTCCGAAAAAATTCCGCAATTACTTTCATACGTTGGACTGAAACCTGATGATAAGCGTAAGGTGAAAGAGTTCTCTTTAGGCATGAAACAGCGTCTCTCAATAGCGATGGCTCTAATCGGAGATGCAGACATTCTAATATTTGACGAGCCTACTAATGCTTTAGACGAGGAAGGTCAACAATTTCTTCTTTCAATGCTTAAAGATCAAAAAAAGCTTGGAAAAACCATTTTAATTTCTAGCCATGATAAAAATTTTCTGACAGAAATTGCAGATAAGATTTTTGTTTATAGCGACGGGAGTATCATACGAGAGGAAGAGATCAGTGAAAAATAA
- a CDS encoding DUF2992 family protein: MDTIKSSLTIIFEPPFYKAIFERSWDSVYEVGQLILGPAEPKTCDIYRLVNTFWTKIHFFANN; the protein is encoded by the coding sequence ATGGATACCATTAAAAGTTCATTGACTATTATATTTGAGCCACCCTTTTACAAAGCTATTTTTGAGCGTTCTTGGGATTCCGTCTATGAAGTCGGACAACTTATTCTAGGTCCGGCTGAACCTAAAACGTGCGACATTTATCGTTTAGTGAATACTTTTTGGACAAAAATTCATTTTTTCGCCAACAACTAA
- a CDS encoding DUF1002 domain-containing protein, whose product MHALADNNTNASTNNSSSSSAVNSSSTSNSNDDNVDSSSSSQVTLSQPVLTLGTSLTNSEESEVAKTLEDAANVDSSNVQTITIDGADLVQYLNPSGDSFTDNSGVWSSALIQKTNNGGINVKIVDYNGSNNITTITQNQYRNAALTAGITNANIYVTSPRSIDGSGALAGVYVAYSAAGNSLNQKNINNAQEEQNLLSNITQSNKGKDGYTDSQLNNAVAGAKQEIAASKNPASLSRQDIADIVDKELKKNGLNNIVTQNQANQIISLLQKIAASGVMNRQSFKDQASKLSQNIQDNAKNIFNKLKNNKGLWAKVKQFFSDIVTDLQNLF is encoded by the coding sequence ATGCATGCGTTAGCTGATAACAATACAAATGCAAGTACCAATAATAGTAGCAGTTCTTCGGCTGTTAACTCAAGCAGTACATCAAATTCAAACGATGATAATGTTGACTCATCAAGCTCGAGCCAAGTAACTTTAAGTCAACCTGTTTTGACCTTAGGAACATCGTTGACCAATTCCGAGGAAAGCGAGGTTGCTAAGACGCTAGAAGATGCCGCTAATGTCGATAGCAGTAATGTTCAAACAATTACAATTGATGGGGCTGATTTAGTTCAGTATCTAAACCCAAGCGGGGACAGTTTTACTGATAATTCAGGTGTTTGGTCATCAGCTTTAATTCAAAAAACTAATAATGGTGGGATCAATGTAAAGATTGTTGACTACAATGGTTCGAATAATATTACGACGATTACCCAGAATCAGTATCGTAATGCGGCTTTAACTGCTGGAATTACAAATGCTAATATCTATGTAACTAGTCCACGGTCGATAGATGGTTCTGGGGCTTTGGCTGGTGTTTATGTTGCTTACAGTGCTGCGGGAAATTCCTTGAATCAAAAGAATATTAATAATGCACAAGAGGAACAAAATTTACTAAGCAACATTACGCAATCTAATAAAGGTAAAGATGGTTACACCGATAGCCAATTGAATAATGCTGTTGCCGGAGCCAAACAGGAAATAGCAGCTTCAAAGAATCCGGCTAGCTTAAGTCGACAAGATATTGCTGATATTGTTGATAAAGAACTTAAGAAAAACGGTTTGAACAACATTGTAACTCAAAATCAGGCAAATCAGATCATCAGTTTGTTGCAAAAAATTGCTGCTTCTGGAGTTATGAACCGTCAATCATTTAAAGATCAGGCAAGCAAATTATCACAAAATATTCAAGACAATGCTAAAAATATTTTTAATAAATTAAAAAACAATAAAGGCTTATGGGCTAAAGTTAAACAATTCTTCAGTGATATTGTAACTGATTTACAAAATTTATTTTAA
- a CDS encoding type II toxin-antitoxin system YafQ family toxin, with protein MKKLKFKPRATFNADLKRLASLNKTIIDEARAAIDLLLEQQQLPPEFEDHELNRRMSGYNEFHLRDTPKNKIPNETNDVLVVYTIDKDELVLIGIRVGSHDRLFPGQNQSKSYRKNDK; from the coding sequence ATGAAAAAACTAAAGTTTAAACCACGTGCCACTTTTAACGCCGACCTGAAGCGGTTAGCCAGTTTAAACAAAACTATTATTGATGAAGCTCGAGCAGCTATCGACCTGTTACTTGAACAACAACAATTGCCACCAGAATTTGAAGATCATGAGCTTAATCGGCGAATGAGCGGATATAATGAATTTCATTTACGAGATACACCGAAAAACAAAATACCAAATGAAACTAACGATGTCCTGGTTGTTTATACGATTGATAAAGATGAACTAGTCTTAATCGGAATTCGAGTAGGATCGCACGATCGTTTATTTCCTGGGCAAAATCAGTCTAAAAGTTATCGAAAAAATGACAAATAA
- the treC gene encoding alpha,alpha-phosphotrehalase: MINLGEKVIYQIYPKSFYDSDGDGLGDLQGIIAKIPYIAKLNVDMIWFNPFFVSPQNDNGYDIADYYQIDERFGTMADFEQLVAELKKINVGVMLDMVFNHCSTQHEWFQKALAGNKKYQRYFYLRPAKVAGSLPNNWQSKFGGPAWSRFGQSELYYLHLYDPTQADLDWHNPDVRAEASKIVNFWRKKGVQGFRFDVINVIGKDHELVDSLNPIQEKTLYTDTPVVHQYLKELNQNSFGQDKEIITVGEMSSTSIANSIEYTRPQEHELSMVFTFHHLKVDYKNGQKWSNMPFDFMKLKSLLTSWQLNMDRGNGWNALFWNNHDQPWALSRFGDTDKYRIKSAQMLATALHCLRGTPFIYQGEELGMINPDYKSISDFVDVESLNAYKELLRQGKTPQAAFNLIKGKSRDNSRIPMHWDASATAGFTNGTPWLQPTNQAEINVNAELDHGEIFNYYQKLIALRKNYRLISQGHFIPLLEDNHAVFAYARCLADSSEKIFVFNNFYGTDTIVKLPTMCTKQKGKILLSNYPNNLDKLPQELHLRPYESLVWCTL; this comes from the coding sequence ATGATTAATTTAGGCGAAAAAGTTATCTATCAAATTTATCCAAAATCATTTTATGATAGTGATGGCGATGGTTTAGGCGACTTGCAAGGCATCATTGCCAAAATACCTTATATTGCTAAATTGAATGTCGATATGATTTGGTTTAACCCTTTCTTTGTTTCACCACAAAATGATAATGGCTATGATATTGCTGATTACTATCAGATTGATGAACGTTTTGGTACAATGGCTGATTTTGAACAATTAGTTGCCGAACTTAAAAAAATTAATGTTGGTGTGATGTTGGATATGGTATTTAATCACTGTTCCACCCAACATGAATGGTTTCAAAAAGCGCTTGCTGGTAATAAAAAATATCAACGCTATTTTTATCTACGACCTGCTAAAGTTGCTGGCAGTCTGCCGAACAACTGGCAATCTAAGTTTGGTGGCCCTGCTTGGAGTCGTTTTGGTCAAAGTGAGCTATATTATCTGCATCTATACGATCCAACTCAAGCTGACCTAGATTGGCACAATCCTGATGTTCGCGCTGAAGCTAGTAAAATTGTAAACTTTTGGCGTAAAAAAGGCGTTCAAGGCTTTCGGTTTGACGTTATCAACGTTATTGGCAAGGATCATGAACTAGTTGATTCACTCAATCCAATTCAAGAAAAAACTTTGTACACTGATACTCCTGTTGTTCATCAATATCTTAAAGAACTAAACCAAAATAGTTTTGGCCAAGATAAAGAGATTATTACAGTTGGTGAAATGTCATCCACTAGTATTGCAAATTCAATTGAATACACGCGACCACAAGAACATGAACTATCTATGGTCTTTACCTTTCATCATCTAAAAGTAGACTATAAAAACGGTCAAAAGTGGTCTAACATGCCCTTTGATTTCATGAAATTAAAATCACTACTGACCTCCTGGCAATTAAACATGGATCGCGGTAACGGTTGGAATGCCCTTTTTTGGAATAACCACGATCAACCTTGGGCTTTAAGTCGCTTTGGCGATACCGACAAATATCGAATAAAATCAGCTCAAATGTTGGCTACTGCTCTTCATTGTCTACGAGGTACACCTTTTATCTATCAAGGCGAAGAACTCGGCATGATTAACCCCGATTACAAGTCTATTTCTGATTTTGTTGATGTTGAGTCCCTGAATGCTTATAAAGAACTGTTGCGGCAAGGGAAAACACCGCAAGCAGCTTTTAACTTAATCAAAGGTAAATCCCGTGATAACTCGCGTATTCCTATGCACTGGGATGCTTCGGCAACTGCCGGATTCACTAATGGCACACCCTGGCTGCAACCAACTAATCAAGCAGAAATTAATGTTAACGCCGAACTAGATCACGGCGAAATCTTTAACTATTACCAAAAACTAATTGCGCTTAGAAAAAATTACCGACTCATTTCCCAGGGGCACTTTATCCCCTTGTTGGAAGACAATCATGCTGTTTTTGCATACGCTAGATGTCTCGCCGATTCAAGTGAAAAAATCTTTGTCTTTAACAATTTCTATGGCACTGACACGATTGTTAAGCTTCCAACTATGTGTACCAAACAAAAAGGCAAGATTTTGTTGAGTAATTATCCTAATAACTTAGATAAATTGCCACAGGAGTTACACCTTCGGCCCTATGAAAGTTTAGTTTGGTGTACTTTATAG
- a CDS encoding DUF4931 domain-containing protein encodes MNPNVIVFQPQIARQKPETIVHRDHSCPFCDVANLEKIIQQEADRIWLVNKYRTLAKTWQTVIIETAVHEGDISTYSHEQNRAILKFALNARQQTQASGKYRSTALYKNYGPLSGGSLSHPHLQIVGFEEADIYQQIKPENFQGMKVVADDRVELNLATEPIMGFVEFNLILRDINQIDEFADYLQLVIQYLLGDYFNGRCNSYNLFFYPAPQQQIIAKVVPRFIASPYFVGYKASQVNDYQRLAEISQELAAKAQQKLPQYK; translated from the coding sequence ATGAATCCCAATGTCATAGTATTTCAACCTCAGATTGCTCGTCAGAAACCGGAAACAATAGTTCATCGTGATCATAGCTGTCCGTTTTGTGATGTAGCCAATCTGGAAAAAATTATTCAACAAGAAGCTGATCGAATTTGGTTAGTTAATAAGTACCGGACGTTAGCCAAGACCTGGCAAACGGTAATTATTGAAACGGCTGTTCATGAAGGTGATATTTCGACATATTCTCATGAACAGAATCGGGCAATTTTAAAGTTTGCGCTGAATGCTCGGCAGCAGACACAAGCCAGCGGAAAGTACCGTAGCACTGCGCTTTATAAAAACTACGGTCCATTGTCTGGTGGCAGTTTATCACACCCACATTTACAAATTGTTGGTTTTGAAGAAGCAGACATTTATCAGCAGATAAAGCCAGAAAATTTTCAGGGGATGAAGGTAGTGGCTGATGATAGAGTTGAACTAAATCTTGCGACTGAGCCAATTATGGGCTTTGTCGAATTTAACTTGATTTTACGAGATATCAATCAGATCGATGAGTTCGCAGATTACTTACAGTTGGTAATCCAATATTTATTGGGTGATTATTTCAATGGCCGGTGCAATTCGTATAATTTGTTTTTTTATCCTGCACCCCAACAGCAGATAATTGCCAAAGTGGTGCCACGCTTTATTGCTTCACCATATTTTGTTGGCTATAAGGCATCTCAGGTAAATGATTACCAACGTTTAGCTGAGATTAGCCAAGAATTGGCGGCCAAAGCACAGCAAAAACTTCCACAATATAAATAA
- a CDS encoding beta-glucoside-specific PTS transporter subunit IIABC has translation MAKKDYTQLADNVIKDVGGKDNIKNVIHCITRLRFYLKDESKANDDALRENSDVLDVIHASGQYQVVIGNEVSNVFDAVSKQLGADFSDGEQDITTNNDNDKRNPITRGFENLIGFITGAMSPVIGVIAAAGIIKGILALLTLPQLGSLLSSTSVLYITISAIADSAFYFLPILVGYAAAKRLNSDPIVAAVIGGVLAYPSLVNYGKAFKLMFEIGGFKFQFLNYTYSIFPMILAAYMAKKLSEWLKEHLPSYLQMIFNPLITVMIVSTITLVITGPIIQGFANGIADVINWLVNASGWLGGFVIGGFYQVLVIFGLHWGVVPLVAQQITGSGQSALNAIICSTMVSQGAAVLAVAIKSHKDKIKEVGFAAAISAFCGVTEPAIYGVNLRYRKVFISGLMGSAVGGLITGLMHGTMYGFTGSLIGFSSFFNPQHPTDLNSFYAFLLASAAALVVSFIATWFWGYNDNMEIGKKVDKKQRPGSKITTQTGTKETLSVPVEGKVIPLSKVNDQVFSAGTMGEGFAVEPTKGILRAPVDAEVTVAYETGHAIGLTTMAGAEILLHIGLDTVMMKGKGFDVKVKQEQFVKRGDVLVEFDIDAIKQAGYDPTVIVVITDPHGVDVATPALA, from the coding sequence ATGGCAAAAAAAGATTATACCCAGTTAGCGGACAACGTTATTAAAGATGTTGGTGGAAAAGACAATATAAAAAACGTTATCCATTGTATTACCCGGCTGCGCTTCTATCTAAAAGATGAGAGCAAAGCTAATGATGATGCTCTGCGAGAAAATAGTGATGTATTAGACGTTATCCATGCTTCAGGTCAATATCAGGTTGTTATTGGTAACGAAGTAAGCAATGTTTTTGATGCAGTTAGCAAACAACTTGGCGCGGATTTTAGCGATGGTGAACAAGATATAACAACAAACAATGATAATGATAAACGCAATCCGATAACGCGTGGATTTGAAAATTTAATTGGTTTTATTACAGGGGCAATGAGCCCGGTTATAGGCGTAATTGCAGCAGCTGGTATTATTAAAGGTATTTTGGCATTATTAACATTACCACAACTTGGTTCATTATTAAGTTCAACCAGTGTTCTTTATATTACAATAAGTGCAATTGCAGATTCTGCTTTTTATTTTCTGCCTATACTAGTTGGTTATGCAGCTGCTAAAAGATTAAACAGTGATCCAATAGTTGCAGCCGTTATTGGTGGTGTATTAGCATATCCATCCCTGGTTAATTATGGGAAAGCCTTTAAGTTAATGTTTGAGATCGGTGGCTTCAAATTTCAATTTTTGAATTATACGTACTCGATTTTTCCAATGATTTTGGCTGCTTATATGGCTAAAAAACTAAGTGAATGGTTAAAAGAGCATCTTCCAAGTTATTTGCAGATGATTTTTAATCCCTTAATTACAGTAATGATTGTTTCGACAATTACACTTGTGATTACAGGCCCTATTATTCAAGGCTTTGCCAATGGAATTGCTGATGTAATCAACTGGTTGGTTAACGCTTCTGGCTGGCTTGGCGGTTTTGTTATTGGAGGATTCTACCAAGTTCTAGTTATTTTCGGTTTGCATTGGGGCGTTGTTCCGCTGGTTGCTCAACAAATTACGGGAAGTGGACAAAGTGCGTTAAATGCGATTATCTGTTCAACAATGGTTTCACAAGGGGCTGCTGTTTTAGCAGTTGCCATCAAGTCGCATAAAGATAAGATCAAAGAAGTTGGTTTTGCAGCTGCAATTTCAGCTTTTTGCGGAGTAACAGAGCCGGCAATTTACGGGGTTAACTTACGCTATCGTAAAGTCTTTATCTCTGGTTTAATGGGTTCGGCTGTCGGTGGTTTGATAACTGGTTTAATGCACGGAACAATGTATGGTTTTACAGGATCATTAATTGGCTTTTCTTCTTTCTTCAATCCTCAACATCCAACTGATTTAAATAGTTTCTATGCCTTCTTATTGGCTAGTGCAGCAGCACTTGTAGTATCGTTTATTGCAACCTGGTTCTGGGGTTATAACGATAACATGGAGATAGGCAAGAAAGTTGATAAGAAACAACGCCCAGGTTCAAAAATTACGACCCAAACAGGTACTAAAGAAACTTTGAGTGTTCCAGTTGAAGGCAAAGTTATTCCATTATCAAAAGTAAACGATCAGGTGTTTTCTGCAGGTACTATGGGAGAAGGCTTTGCAGTTGAGCCAACTAAAGGAATATTACGGGCACCAGTTGATGCAGAAGTAACGGTTGCATATGAAACAGGTCATGCAATTGGGTTAACTACTATGGCTGGAGCAGAAATTCTTTTGCATATTGGTTTGGATACAGTAATGATGAAAGGCAAAGGCTTCGATGTCAAAGTCAAACAAGAACAGTTTGTTAAACGAGGAGATGTACTTGTTGAATTTGATATTGATGCGATTAAACAAGCGGGCTATGATCCAACGGTAATTGTGGTGATCACAGATCCACATGGTGTAGATGTAGCGACACCAGCATTAGCGTAA
- a CDS encoding AbrB/MazE/SpoVT family DNA-binding domain-containing protein: MERIKEQTRLAKWGNSKAARIPSQIIKQLKLDDNQDMTITIENGSIVLTPIKKNPTNIHELFKDWQDDGKRDHELDWGKSEGNELQW, encoded by the coding sequence ATGGAACGTATTAAAGAACAAACACGCCTGGCAAAGTGGGGAAACTCGAAAGCTGCTAGAATTCCTAGCCAAATTATTAAACAACTGAAATTAGATGATAATCAAGATATGACAATAACAATTGAAAATGGATCGATTGTTTTAACACCAATAAAAAAGAACCCAACCAATATTCACGAACTATTTAAGGATTGGCAAGATGACGGGAAACGGGATCACGAGCTTGATTGGGGAAAGTCAGAAGGTAATGAGCTTCAATGGTAA